The DNA window TGTCTGGTTGTTCTTTGCGTACTGCTTAATGCGTACTGCGTACTGACTTCACAACCGATACGTCTTGATCCAGGTGATCTGCTCTTTCGCTTTCTCGATCATCGGACCCTGCGGGAAGCTGTTGACGTAGTTGCCGTAGCTGTCCATCGCCTTGACCCACTCGTTGAGGTGTTCGTAGTTCTCGGCGACGGCGAACTGGGCGTCGGCGGCGCGATTGCTGCCGCGGTAGTTCCGCAGGAACGACTTGTAGGCGTCGATCGCCTCGGCGTACTTGGCGTCGCGTTCGTAGTTCTGGGCGATGCGCCAGCTTGCCTCCTCGGCGACTGCCGTCCCGCTGAACTGCCGGACGATTTCGAGCCAGGTCGCCATCGCCTGCTGCGAATCGTTCAGCCGTTCGCCGTAGATCGTCGCGACGCGAAGTAATGCTTCGCCGGCCTTATCCGCACCGGGCACCTTGCCGGCGGCGGCGTACGACTCGACCGCCTTCCGCAGCGCGACGTTGATCTTGTCCTGCTTGTCGGCGAGCTGCGAACAGGTCATCGCCTCGATGTCCTGCTGGGCCTTGGTGGCGGCCATGTTCACGGCGGCCTGGTCCCACAGGAAGTTGTCGTTGGCGCCGCGGGCTTCTTCGAGCTCGGCCTGTGCGCCTTTGCCGCCCTGCCGAAGCTCCTGGATCTTCGCCTGCTGGGCGGCGCGGTTACTGACGCGGGCAGAGTTCACCCGGCCGTACGCCTGCTTCTGCTGCACGTCCTTGTTTAAGTCAAACTGCTGCTCGCGGGTGTAGCCGGCGATCTGCTGGGCCTCTTCTTCGTAACTCTTGCCGATCGCCAGCAACGCGTCGTCGGCGAGTGGGCTTTCCGGGTAGGTCCGGGCCATCACCGCCATCGCATCGCGGGCGTCGCCGGTCCGGTTGAGGCTCAGGTACGACAGCCCGACCTGGTACAGCGCGTCGTCGGCAAGATGGCTGCCCGGCCACTTCTGCGCCACCTTGCGGAACTCACCGACCGCCTTGGTCGGATTGCCCAACTGCCCCTGCGTGATCGTGGCGATCTGGAACTGGGCGTCGAACGCCTTGGGGCCGTTCTCGTCCACGAGCTGCTGGTATTTGGCGATGTCCTTCAGGATGCCCGTTCGGCGATTGGCCTCGGCGACGCGGGGGTCCTTCGGGTAGCTGTTGACGAACGACTGATACGCCCCGATCGCTTCCCGCCAGAGGCTCAGGTTCAGCGTGCATTCGGCAATCGCCCAGCGGGCTTCCTGCACCCACTGCCCGTTCGATGCGTATTCGATCGTCACGCGCTTGTACGCTTCGATCGCGTCGGCCCAGGCTTCGTTTGTCTGGTGGATCTGGCCGATCATCGTCAGTGCCTGACCTGCTTCAGGATGCCGGGGGAAACTGGCGACGAACGTGCCCAGCACGTGCAGCGCCTCCACCCAGCGGCTCTGCTGCTTCAGGCTGGCGCCGATTTGGTAGATCGCATTCTGCGCCGCCGGGTCGGCCCCGCCGCGGGCGAAGTTGATTTCCAGGTAAACCTCCGCCGCCCGCAGCGGCCGGCCCAGGTTCGACTGGTAGCTCGCCGCCATCTGCTGGGCGGCCTGCTGGGCGAGCGGGTTGGCGGGGAACTGAATGACCAGGTCGTTCCAGACGCTGATCGCTTCTTCGTGGAAGCCGCGGCTGGTGAGCTCCTGCGAGATGTCCCAGAGAATCTGCGGGATTGTCTGTACCTGCGGGTGGTCGTAGTACTCGCCGGCGGCGCGCTGCATTTCCTTCACTGCTCGCACGTACTGGCCGCGGGCTAGCGTCGGGCTGCTGTTGCCGACGGTGTGTGCCTGCGTCAGGAAGCTGGTCGCCAGTTGCCACTGGGCGTCGAGCCGCAGCTGCCGTTCGTCGGGGAACTCGGCGACGATTCTCGCGAACTCGGCGCGGGCGGCGTCGAACCGCTTGCTGACTTCGGCAAGGAACAGCTGCCGGTTGTTGCCCATCTTGGCCGGGTCAACCGATTGGCCTGCCCAGGCAAGCGTGTCCTGCGCGATCGCCAGCCGCAGCCTCGGCAGTTCGGCGTCCTTGGGGTTGTCCGTGAGAAAGGCGCGGGCCTGCTCGGCGGCGCGCTGCCACTGCCCATTGGCCCGCCAATGACCGACGATCACCATGATTTCGCCGCGCGACTGCTCGGCGGTGCGCGTCGCGGCGTACTTCTTGCGGATATCGCGGAAGATCTTGTTCGCCGACTCCAACGCGGCGGACTGCCGGGCAATCTCGGCTTCCGAAAGCACCGGTGGTGCGTCGCCGGGTCGCTGCTGTCCCTGCTGCGCGGGCATTTCCTGCGGCTGGTTGGCGGCGTTCTGGTAGTTTAGCTTGCCTTTCATTTCCTTGGCGTCGCGAAGCTGGGCGATCATCGCCGACCGCCGGGCTTCCTGTGCCGAAATCGCCGCGATGACCTCGCGGTCGGCACGGGCCAGGCTGTCCTCGGCTTTGACGAACTTCGACGCGTCACCGCCAAACGCCCCCGCATCGCTCATGGGTTTGCCGGTGGCGGCGGTCTCTGGCATAGGCGTGGAGGCTGGTCCCGACGCTCCGATACCTCCGCCAAACGCCGAGCCCACCGGTGCCGAGACCGCCGGTGGCGGCACCCCGCCAGGCACCGGCGTGGTGGGCGCCATCGCGACGCCGCTGACCGTCAGGCCGGAATCCGGCGACACGCCCTGGCGGCCTGATGTCAGCGCCGTCAGCACCTCTCGCGCGTGATCGGGCATCACCTTGCCGATCTGGCACATCCCGCGGGCGAACTCCAGTCGCTCGGGGTCGCGAATCTTCAGCTCCGGCTTGAGCAGCACGGCGTAGACGCCGTCGGCGACATCCCATGCATCAACCCGCGTCCAGTCGAGCGCCATCGCCATCACTCGACCGATCGCAGCGCCCACCAACGCGCTGTCGGGACGAGCCTTGATGTACGTCTCGTAGGCCGCCAGGGCGGCGGTGTAATCGTCGGTGATTTTCGTCGGCGGCGTGATCTCCCCTTTCTCCGCCGCGCGGGAGGCCTGCAAGGACGCCCTGGCCTTGTTTTCCATCGCGCCGATCGCTGCAAATGCCGCCCGCTCTTCCAAGCTCGGGCTGATGGGCGTCGCCTGCGACAGCGCCGGCTTGCCGGCGGCAAAAGTCGCCAAGTCGCGGTAAATCTGCGCCGCCGCGTCGAAGGCGCCCTGCTGCTGGTAGGTATCGGCGACGGCCAGCACCGCTTGTGCCGATTGCTCGGCCAGCGGGTCGGTCGGGTGGTCGGCGATGAACTTGGTATGGGCGGCGATCGCCGCCTTCATCGCATCGGACAGTGCCAGCACTTTGCTTCCGCCGAACTGCGACAACTGATCGGCCAGCTCACGTCGAGCCGCATCAACCGACAGCCGGGCGAGCTGGAACTGGGCAAACGTATCGCCGGCCGGTGAAGGTTTCGCACCAGCACCCTGCGGCTTGGCCGATGCGATGGTGCGGGCGGCCGCGAAGTCCTTCTTTTGTGCGTAATGATTCACGATCGACAGAGACAGCGAGCGAACCTGCTGAAGGTAGGGATCTGTCGGCGACCGATCGGCCTGCAACTCGTAAAGCCGCTGTGCGGCCTTGAGCAGCCTGGCGTCGACGTCCTTCCCCACCGCCAGCCCGGCGGCGGTCAGGCGGTTTTCGTCGTCGATCGCCTGGCGGATCCAGAGATTCACCAGCGCCAAGTCCACTTGCTGCTTTTGTGTCGCGGGCAGCAGTCCGGCCAGTTGGGCGTATGCCGCTTCGGCGTTGGCGTGCTGGTTGGCGGAGGTCCAGGTCAGCAGGTGAGAATTGAGGCGGTCAAACGCACGCGGCGCGGCCGACACCTGCCGTTTGACGATCTCGCCGAGCACGGCGATCAGGTCCTGCTGCGGTTGACTGAGTTTGGCATTGTCGGCGGCCTTGCCGGCGGCGACATTGTCGCGGAACAGTTCCACCGCCGACGCATTCAGCAAATCGACCTGCCGCCAGGCCGCTTCTGCCCACTCCGGTCGGTCCGGCGACAGGGCGGCGAGCAGCGGCGTATTGACGCTCAAGGCCAGCTTGACCACCGGCACTTCGCGGCCGACTTCTGCAATTGTGCGGGAGGCCATCGCGACGGCGGTCGTGTCGGCGTTGTCCTTCACCACCGGCAACGCAACCTGCACGGACCAATCGAGCAGCGGCTTGAGCGCTGTCGGCTTGTCGCCCCACGGGATCTGCGCCGCGAGCTGGCGGATCTGCTCGGCCATCGCGGCCTGTTCCTTCCATGCCCCACCGCCCGCCGGCTCCTTGTTAATCGCGGCGAAGACGCGCAGCACCTCGGCCACACCCGCCGGCAACTGCCCGGCAGGCCCTTTCACCTGCCCGGCAGCCACCAAGGCCTCCAATTCGGCGATTGCCAGCTTCATCGAATAGCGGGCATCGGCGCGGAGGGTGATCAGGCGACTGCTGGAGGTCGGATTGCTTTTGAGCAGCGCTTCGGCACCCGCTTTGGCGGCACCGACAGCACCAAACTTCTCGTACCGCTCATTGAGATAGTTGACGATCCGGTTCGTCAGCGAGACGGCTTCATCGGCCTTGGCGACCTGCTTGTACATCAGCGTGGTGGCTTCGATCGCCGCCAGGTCAGACGGCGACAGCACGGCGTCGCGTCGCGGTTCGCCGCCAACGCTCGCCAACGCCAGATAGCCATCGATCAGCCGTCGTCGGGCGGCCGGCAGCTGCTCGTGCGTGGGGTGATCGGCGATCCACTTGGCGAGCGCCGCGACCTTCGCCGCGTCGAGGCTCTGACTGAGGTCGTAGTTCAGCAGTTCGAACTCGGCCAGCGCAGCCGACGGCGTGTTGGGATTTTTCGCGACCACGTCGCGCAGGGTTTCCAGCCCCTCGAGCACCCGGGAATCATTGGTGCGAACCTTCGCCAGCCCGATCAGCGTGCGGAGCTCCGGATCGTTCGCCATCGCCGGCTGCGTGACGAGCAGCTCGCTCGCGGTCGTCAGCGCGTGAGGCGTCTTGCCGATGGGGAGCAAGCCACGCATGCGGAGAATGGACGCCTTGGCGCGCTGGGAATCGGTGAGGGCACGGTCGGCGAGCAGCCGATCGGCAGCGGTGACGGCCGAATCCCAGAGCTCGTCCTTCAGCAGCGCCTCGATGATGCTGAGCGTCGTATCAGCCGATGCCTTCTGGCCGGTCAGGACCTTGAGCATCTGTTTGGCATAGGGCTCGTTCGGCGCCAGCACCGACGTCTTCTGCCAGGCGGCGACGGCCGCATCCACCTGCCCCAGCTGGTACTCGGCCTTGCCGAGCCAGAGGTACACCTCGGGGTTCTTGTTGTCAGTTTGCGAGGCGGTCGCGAAGAGCTCGCGGGCCTTGTCGAACTGGCCGGCGTTAAACGCCGTCACCCCGTCCTTGAAAGCCGCCCCTGCCACTTCCTGCCCGGATGAGATCGCCGGCATGCCACAGGAAAGAACCGCCGCCACCAGGATCGCCCGGACTCTGTTTCGACTCATTGCTTGCCTCCGCTGTGTGAACGAGTCTTCAGACGCGCCGGCGGCAAAAGAGTTTCAAGAATGTGGAAGCTGAAACTCTGCTGCGGCTCGCGCGTCAGAGAATTGAGAGAACCGGCTCTCGTCCGTTTTCACTTCATTTCCTGAGGTCCTCATGAACCGTTTAATCCCCATGGCGCTTCTGGGTGTCGCGATGTCCTTCGGCGGATCGGCGATCGCCGGTGAGAGGACGACCGTGACAGTGACCGTCGAAACCCCGAAATGCCAGCCGGTCCCCGTCAGTCCGCCGGTCTCCGTTTGCCCGCCGGTGCGATGCTGGGTGCCGCCGGTGTACGAAGAGAAACGCGTGCAGGTATGGGTGGATGCGGTGTACCGCACGATCCCGCAGCGTGCCTGGGTTCCGCCGGTCTATCGCACGGTATACGAACGCATCTGCCGCCCCGCGGTGACGAAGACCGTGTTGGAACGGGTCTACATCCCCGACCAGTGGGAAACACGAACGGTCGTCCGCTGCGAAGGCGGCACGACCTACACGACACGCGAGCGTGAGCTGGTTCAGCCGGGTCACTTCGAGTCACGCTCGACGCAAGTCGTCGTCACGCCAGCGCGAGAGGAAACCATCGAACGCCAGGAAGTCGTCAGCGCCGGACACTACCGTGAGGAACTGAAGCAGGAACTGGCGTCTCCCGGGCGTTTTGAGTACCGCGTGGAGCGCGTCGTCGTTCGGCCGGGGTACTACGAGGTGGCGGCACGCTGAAGTCTCGTCGCCGCGAGTCCTTCGAGAACCCATCATTCGCCTGAAACAAGAACGCCGACGCCGGGTGACATTCACCCGGCGTCGGCTCGTTTACTTTTCGTCGCATTCGCGACGTTCGCTCAACGGGCCTGGTAGCCGCTGACACGCGAGCCGACGGTTACCGGGACCAGGTGCACCTTCGGCGCGGCCTGTTCGCGGCCGGTCAGGGCGTAGGGACGAGCCGCGTGATCCTGCGTCACGACCACCGGGACAACCGTGCGGCCCGCCTGGACATGGCGGACTTCGGCCGTATGGCCGGCTAGGGCAGCGGAGGACATCAGGGTCACGGCAAACAAGGCAGCAAGTTTCGCGATCATGGCAGACTCCTTAAAAGAGGTTATTTCTCAAATGTCTTGGTCAATCATTCGTACGCCTATTGGATGCCGAGGCCCGGGCTTCAGTGACAACTCGACTGTGGTCGAAGTAAATTTTTCCAAGCCGCGGAGCGAAGCATGCGGCATATGAATCCAGATTGCAGACGCCAAACAGGTGTAAGGCCGCTGTCGTGTCGGCGACATGTCTCGGGGTATATATGCGTCAACGGAAACACGTTTTCCTGACTCATTGTGCCTTGAGGCTCTGCTCCGACGCAATACCGGTTTTCAGATTCCCTGGTTCCCCGCGCCGGCCCGGACGGTGTAGCCGCAATTTCCGACTGTGCGACACGTTTAGACATCCGCCCGGGCGACACCGGCAGGCTCACTGGATCATTCAACCCGCCACCACACCATGACTTTAAACGCCACCCTTCGCTGGTCCGCACTCGTGGTTCTTCTGGCCTGCGTGCCGGCGTTGTCGGCCGAGCGCCCGAACTTCGTCTTCATCAACATTGATGACCTGGGCTACGCCGACGTCGGCTGCTACGGGTCGAAGATCAACAAGACGCCGAACATCGACCGCATGGCCGCCGAAGGGATGAAACTCACGAGCTTCTATGCCGCCCCGGTCTGCTCGCCGTCGCGGGCTTCGCTGATGACCGGCAGCTATCCGAAGCGGTGCCTGCCGATCCCGCACGTGCTGTTTCCAGGTGATGCGGTCGGATTGAACCCGTCGGAAGTCACCATCGCCGAACTGCTGAAACAGCAGGGTTACGCGACGGGCATCATCGGTAAGTGGCATCTCGGCGATCAGACCGACTTCCTGCCCACGCGGCAGGGGTTCGATTTCTTCTACGGGCTGCCCTACTCGAACGACATGGGCCCTGCCGCCGACGGCGTGAAGAGCGATCTGGGCAAACCGCTGCCCGGGGCTGCTACCCGACCCGCGCAGGGAAAGAACGCACAAGGCAAGCAGCCCCCCACCAAGGCCGCACCGGCGAAACCCGCACAGGCCAAAACCGCACCGGGCCAGCCGCCGCTCCCCTGGCTGCGGAATGAGACGGTCATCAAGCGCGTCCTGCCGGACGATCAACAGTCGATGGTCGAGATGTACACGAAGGAAGCCGTCGCGTTCCTGAAACAGCACAAGGACGAGTCGTTCTTCCTCTATCTGCCGCACAACTCGGTGCACTTCCCCATCTACCCGGGCAAGAAGTGGGCTGGAAAGAACCCCAACGGGCTCTACAGCGACTGGGTTGAAGAAACCGACTGGAGCGTCGGACAGGTGCTCGACACGTTGCGCGAACTGGGACTCGACAAGAAGACCCTGGTCGTCTTCACCTCCGACAACGGCGGCACGCAGCGCGCCAGCAATACCCCGCTGCGAGGCTTCAAGGCCAGCACGTGGGAGGGCGGCGTCCGCGTGCCGACGATCGCGTGGTGGCCCGGCAAGATCGCCGCCGGCACTACCTTCGACGGCATCTCCGGCATGATCGACATCCTGCCCACGTTCGTCCCACTGGCCGGCGGCCAACTGCCGACCGACCGCAAGTACGACGGCGGCGACCTCTGGCCGGTGCTGTCGGGTCAGCCGGGCGCCAAAGGACCGCGCGACACCTTCTATTATTACCGCGGGCTCAAGCTTGAAGCGGTCCGCAAAGGCACATGGAAACTGCACCTGGCCAAGGGTGAACTGTACAACCTTGCGACCGACGTCAGCGAAGCGCACGACGTTGCGAAGGACAACGAAAAGGTCGTCGAGGAACTCAAGGCGATGGCGCAGGCGATGGACGGCGACCTCGGCCTCGACGGCTTTGGTGCCGGCGTCCGAAAGCTCGGTAAGGTCGATAACGCCCGGCCGATCATCGCACATGACGGTACGGTGCGGTCCGACCTCAAGTCGGAGCTGGCACCGGTGAAGTGACCGTTGACCGCGCGATCCGTTTCGCGTCCGATGGTTAGACGCGAAGCGGAGCGCGGGACGGTGCGCCGAGTGCGCCAGAATCAGCGCGGAACCGAGGGGGGTACGGAGCGCTACTCGTAGGTTTGTTCCCCCATACCTCTCTTTATCCGCGCAAATTTGAACTCATTCCCCGTCCAAAACGTTACTATCGGTGGGGAGTACAAGCACGACCCTTCTCCGGATTTAGCAAAATTGCCGTCAGACTCGCCCGGCTTCGGCAGTGATGCAGGTGTCGGTGCAACCCTGCCATCGGCTCATGCGCGACCGCAGCCGTAAACAGGAGTAGAACCCGTACCCTTGCCATTGGAGCCATGCGCCGATCCATTCGATTCATCGGTCTGTCGGTCGTCGTACTCGGCGGCGTCTTTGCGGTGTCCACGCTGTCGTCACGTGCCGCCCCTCCGGCAGCGGCCTCACCAGCGAGCGCGGCAGCACCCGCATCCCCCGCCGTTCAATCGTTTATCAGCGCCCACTGCGTCGACTGCCATGACGCCGACAGCAAGAAAGGGAATCTCGACCTGACGGCATTGAAGTACGATCCGGCGTCGCCGCAGAACATGGCGGCGTGGGTGAAAGTGCA is part of the Humisphaera borealis genome and encodes:
- a CDS encoding tetratricopeptide repeat protein — its product is MSRNRVRAILVAAVLSCGMPAISSGQEVAGAAFKDGVTAFNAGQFDKARELFATASQTDNKNPEVYLWLGKAEYQLGQVDAAVAAWQKTSVLAPNEPYAKQMLKVLTGQKASADTTLSIIEALLKDELWDSAVTAADRLLADRALTDSQRAKASILRMRGLLPIGKTPHALTTASELLVTQPAMANDPELRTLIGLAKVRTNDSRVLEGLETLRDVVAKNPNTPSAALAEFELLNYDLSQSLDAAKVAALAKWIADHPTHEQLPAARRRLIDGYLALASVGGEPRRDAVLSPSDLAAIEATTLMYKQVAKADEAVSLTNRIVNYLNERYEKFGAVGAAKAGAEALLKSNPTSSSRLITLRADARYSMKLAIAELEALVAAGQVKGPAGQLPAGVAEVLRVFAAINKEPAGGGAWKEQAAMAEQIRQLAAQIPWGDKPTALKPLLDWSVQVALPVVKDNADTTAVAMASRTIAEVGREVPVVKLALSVNTPLLAALSPDRPEWAEAAWRQVDLLNASAVELFRDNVAAGKAADNAKLSQPQQDLIAVLGEIVKRQVSAAPRAFDRLNSHLLTWTSANQHANAEAAYAQLAGLLPATQKQQVDLALVNLWIRQAIDDENRLTAAGLAVGKDVDARLLKAAQRLYELQADRSPTDPYLQQVRSLSLSIVNHYAQKKDFAAARTIASAKPQGAGAKPSPAGDTFAQFQLARLSVDAARRELADQLSQFGGSKVLALSDAMKAAIAAHTKFIADHPTDPLAEQSAQAVLAVADTYQQQGAFDAAAQIYRDLATFAAGKPALSQATPISPSLEERAAFAAIGAMENKARASLQASRAAEKGEITPPTKITDDYTAALAAYETYIKARPDSALVGAAIGRVMAMALDWTRVDAWDVADGVYAVLLKPELKIRDPERLEFARGMCQIGKVMPDHAREVLTALTSGRQGVSPDSGLTVSGVAMAPTTPVPGGVPPPAVSAPVGSAFGGGIGASGPASTPMPETAATGKPMSDAGAFGGDASKFVKAEDSLARADREVIAAISAQEARRSAMIAQLRDAKEMKGKLNYQNAANQPQEMPAQQGQQRPGDAPPVLSEAEIARQSAALESANKIFRDIRKKYAATRTAEQSRGEIMVIVGHWRANGQWQRAAEQARAFLTDNPKDAELPRLRLAIAQDTLAWAGQSVDPAKMGNNRQLFLAEVSKRFDAARAEFARIVAEFPDERQLRLDAQWQLATSFLTQAHTVGNSSPTLARGQYVRAVKEMQRAAGEYYDHPQVQTIPQILWDISQELTSRGFHEEAISVWNDLVIQFPANPLAQQAAQQMAASYQSNLGRPLRAAEVYLEINFARGGADPAAQNAIYQIGASLKQQSRWVEALHVLGTFVASFPRHPEAGQALTMIGQIHQTNEAWADAIEAYKRVTIEYASNGQWVQEARWAIAECTLNLSLWREAIGAYQSFVNSYPKDPRVAEANRRTGILKDIAKYQQLVDENGPKAFDAQFQIATITQGQLGNPTKAVGEFRKVAQKWPGSHLADDALYQVGLSYLSLNRTGDARDAMAVMARTYPESPLADDALLAIGKSYEEEAQQIAGYTREQQFDLNKDVQQKQAYGRVNSARVSNRAAQQAKIQELRQGGKGAQAELEEARGANDNFLWDQAAVNMAATKAQQDIEAMTCSQLADKQDKINVALRKAVESYAAAGKVPGADKAGEALLRVATIYGERLNDSQQAMATWLEIVRQFSGTAVAEEASWRIAQNYERDAKYAEAIDAYKSFLRNYRGSNRAADAQFAVAENYEHLNEWVKAMDSYGNYVNSFPQGPMIEKAKEQITWIKTYRL
- a CDS encoding sulfatase family protein, which codes for MTLNATLRWSALVVLLACVPALSAERPNFVFINIDDLGYADVGCYGSKINKTPNIDRMAAEGMKLTSFYAAPVCSPSRASLMTGSYPKRCLPIPHVLFPGDAVGLNPSEVTIAELLKQQGYATGIIGKWHLGDQTDFLPTRQGFDFFYGLPYSNDMGPAADGVKSDLGKPLPGAATRPAQGKNAQGKQPPTKAAPAKPAQAKTAPGQPPLPWLRNETVIKRVLPDDQQSMVEMYTKEAVAFLKQHKDESFFLYLPHNSVHFPIYPGKKWAGKNPNGLYSDWVEETDWSVGQVLDTLRELGLDKKTLVVFTSDNGGTQRASNTPLRGFKASTWEGGVRVPTIAWWPGKIAAGTTFDGISGMIDILPTFVPLAGGQLPTDRKYDGGDLWPVLSGQPGAKGPRDTFYYYRGLKLEAVRKGTWKLHLAKGELYNLATDVSEAHDVAKDNEKVVEELKAMAQAMDGDLGLDGFGAGVRKLGKVDNARPIIAHDGTVRSDLKSELAPVK